The genome window GTTTTATTTGACAAAATAAAGCTCTTCTGCTAATCTGAGAAAAAGAATCAAATATCCCGTAGTAAGCTACGGAGTATTTGATTTTCGGGGTGGTTGTCAAATAGCCATACAAGCATGGCTGCTTGGTTCGCCGCTTGCGAAAATAAATGGATGAGGTCGACTCAAGACGCCGGCATAGCCCGGGACCGAAGCAGCAAAAACGACATAACGTCAGATGGCGTTTGGAAACTAGCAGGTAAAAGGAAGGTTGACTGACAGCTCTTTGGAGAGAATGTAAGAAATTACATCACCTACGTGGATATAACCAACTGGTAAAAGGACAGAGAAGATGTGACACTGGAAGTAGTGTTATGTCTTCTTTTTTATTACAATACAACTTTATACAATCTAACAAACAGGAGGGAATGAAAGATGAGAATGATGCTGGTGGGAAGCGGAGCAGTGGGAGAGTGCATTGTGAAGATGTTGAAAGACCGAGACAAGGCTTGCAAGTGGTTCTCCTTCTGCCTGCTTTGTGATCTGGATCTGGAGAGGGCAAAAGAGGTGGCGGAGCATATGAACGATTCCCGTTTTGCGGCTGCATATGTAAACGCCACAGATAAGGCGGGCATGGAGGCTCTGATCCAAAAGTATAACATTGATTTTGTCATGGACGCTGCAAGCCCATTCTGCGCGAATTACATCTTCGATGCGGCCTTTGCGTGTGGCGTAGATTATGGTAATATGGGAACCTGGTCCGTACCGAAAAAAAATCCGGCCTATGGCCTCGGAATCGAGAACAGCTATGACGAGATCATGACGGCATATAACTTTGACCGTGACGAAGCGTGGCGCAGGCAGGGGAATACCGCACTAATTTGTCTTGGCATTGACCCCGGCGTGGTAAATGTATTTGCCAGGTATCTCTGTGAATATGAGTTCGATGAAGTTACTGAGCTCCATGTCCGGGACGGCGGCAACCTGGAGGTCGACGGGGACGAAGAGGATATCGTGTTCGGATTCAATGTATGGACGGTTCTGGACGAAGTAATGAACCCGAACGTGGAGTATGACGCTGGGCGGGGCGGATTTCTGGTGGAGAAACCATTTGCCGGACAGGAAACCTTCTGTATGCCGGAGGTGGGAGATAATACCTTTGTTAAGGTAGAACATGAAGAAACGGTGACGATGCCGCGCTATTTGTCAAAATACGGGCTGAAAAAATGTACCTTCAAAATTTCTCTGGATGAAAAACTGATTCAGGCCCTCAAGGTATTGGATCATTTGCATCTCAACAGCCTGGAAAAAGTAAAAGTGGGAAATGTAGAGGTCGTTCCAAGAGATGTGGTGGCCGCCTGCGCCCCGGCACCCCAAAATATCAAGGAAGAGATGCATGGAAAGATGGTAGTAGGTGTCTACGCCGTCGGGAAAAAGGATGGAAAAGAGAAAAAGGTCATGATGTACCAGAGCTATTCGAACGAAGAGGCGCTGAACCGTTTCTCCATGCAGGCAGTAGTCGCACAGACCGGATTTGGTGCGGCGCTGGCACTGGAGCTTTATGCCAGAGGAATTTATCATATACCAGGCGTGCACTCACTGGAGGCATTTGATCCACGGCCATATTTAGAGTTAATGGAGGAGACCGGATTTTTCTGGCATATCAAGGAATACGATTAATATGATCACAATTATATGGAAAATATGCGTGAATTCTCTGACAACGAATAAAATAATCGATTCTTCGTTTAGAGATTGACGATTTTTATGTCACATGCTATAATTTGTTTTGTCAAAAGAAGGTTTATCATACCTTTTTTCGGAAGTATCAACTTAAAACGGGGTGCTTGCAGTAAGCAGGCTGAGAGTAAGCTGTATCGCTTTAACCCATAACCTGATTTGGATAATGCCAACGTAGGGAACACATTGTTTGTATCTAACTG of Roseburia hominis contains these proteins:
- a CDS encoding saccharopine dehydrogenase C-terminal domain-containing protein; this translates as MRMMLVGSGAVGECIVKMLKDRDKACKWFSFCLLCDLDLERAKEVAEHMNDSRFAAAYVNATDKAGMEALIQKYNIDFVMDAASPFCANYIFDAAFACGVDYGNMGTWSVPKKNPAYGLGIENSYDEIMTAYNFDRDEAWRRQGNTALICLGIDPGVVNVFARYLCEYEFDEVTELHVRDGGNLEVDGDEEDIVFGFNVWTVLDEVMNPNVEYDAGRGGFLVEKPFAGQETFCMPEVGDNTFVKVEHEETVTMPRYLSKYGLKKCTFKISLDEKLIQALKVLDHLHLNSLEKVKVGNVEVVPRDVVAACAPAPQNIKEEMHGKMVVGVYAVGKKDGKEKKVMMYQSYSNEEALNRFSMQAVVAQTGFGAALALELYARGIYHIPGVHSLEAFDPRPYLELMEETGFFWHIKEYD